Within the Ignavibacteria bacterium genome, the region AAAAGATTAATCGAGTTGTCGCTTACGCCAAGAACCAGTACCTTGTCGTGCACCTGAACCACCTGAATGTACTTTTTAGGCAGTATCATCTGGGTGCTGAGCACCTTTATTTTTACTAATTTTTTTGTACTTTTATCAAACGTAAAGAAATATTTCCTGGCCAGGTAGAGTGTTCCGTACATGAGTCCCAGGATTAAGATCAGCAGAAAAATTATTTTTAATATATTCCAGAATTCCATTTCAGGACAGTCCTTTTAACCTGTCGTTTGAGTCGACGAGGTTTGTAATTCTAATACCGAAGTGCTTGTCGATAACCACCACTTCGCCCTCGGCAATTTTCTTATTGTTAACAAAAATGTCTACGGGCTCGCTTGCCAGCTTATCGAGTTCAATTACGTAGCCTCTTTCGAGCTCAAGAATGTCTTTAATGAGCATCTGCGTGCGTCCGAGCTCAATGTAAACGCTAAGCTGGAGGTCCTTTAAGAATTCAAGCTTTTCATTCTGCACAGGGCTGCGGTTATTGGATTCATCAAATTCAGTAAAATCAGCCACGCCGCCGGTAATCTGATCTCCTGAGATCTGTTCGAATTCGCTTAGTATGTCGTCAGCAGACATTTTCTTCTCCGTTTATATTCTCTTTTTATAATCAATAGTCTGATCGCTTCCTTCGGGGAGCGATTTTATTTAAATACTTTCTTTATTTTCAACTTTGCGCGTAATTTTCACCGCCTTGTGGCCGTTTACCGTTCCGGGCAGTCCCATAAATATAACCCTGTCGGCCACTTTAATCTTAAGCTCGTCGCCTATTATTTTATTGGTTCTCAGAATGTCGCCAATTTCCAGGTGCATCAGGTCATCGACAGAGATTGATGTTTTGCCGAATTCCACGGCCAGGTTAAGTGAAGTTTTCTGGAGGTGCTGGTTAAGAATATTCCTGGCTGTAGTGCCGTTATATTTAACGGGTCTGATTGAAGAGAGCTTCTGGTTCGACATTTTAGATAATATTGTGTCGAAGGCAAACGTGGCAAAGCAGATATTCATAAGGTACGACTGCTCGCCTATAAAAATTTCAAATGATATAAGAAGAACGCTTTCGCTCTGTGAAGTGATCTGTGCGAAATCGATATCGGGTTCGAAGCGTTCGACTTCAAAATCGTATTCCCCTATAATCTGCCATGCCTTTTTAAGATCCACCATGATCTTTTCAACGATCATAAAGAGCACTTTCTGCTCGATTGGGGTAATGATCTTGGACTGTTTAGTACCCATTCCGTTGCCGCCCAGGAGGCGGTCGACTAATGCAAGAGCCAGTTCGGGGCTTAATTCAAGAATGCCCTTTATGTCAGTATCCTTTATTTCAAATGTAAACAAGCAGGCTGGATTTGAGACCGAAAGCACGTATTCGGAATAGTAGATCTGGTCGACCGAGATAACGTTAATATTTACAATGGCCTGCAGCTTTGAAAGGAGGAAAGAGCTAAGGCTTTCGGAAAAGTTTTCATGGATGTTGCGTATAGTTCTGAGCTGGTTTTTGGAAATTCTGTTCGGGAGCCTGAAGTCAAAGGGAATTGCCTCCTTTTCAGGCACAGATGCCGGGGACTGTTCCCCGCCGGTCTTCATCTTATTAAGAAGCTGATCGATTTCCTGCTGTGATAAAACTTCTGCCATAGCTCTTCGGGTTTATAAACTTATTGGATAATAAATTTGCTGAAAAATATATTGTTGATCCTTATGTCGGGAACGCGCGACTTAAGTGTTTTAATAATCTCTGTCTTAACTGTATCCCTGTAGGCAATGCTGCTTAACTGTGGGACAGTTTTGCTTGCAAGCGTGGTATTGACCACATCCTGAATGATCACTTTTTTTTCTTCAAATTTCTTTTTTGCTTCCTCAGCTTCTTTTTCCCCGGCAGCGATGCCGAAACCGACTGAAGTAAGGAGGAGTCTCTGGCCGTTTGTGCCTGCCGGATTTACAATCAGGTCCTCTATGGTCTCAATCGGGCCCGTCTGAATGGAAGAAGTGCTGGCTTCTCCGGTTACTTCGGTTTTCCCTTTATTAGAATCGGAGGCGCTGGCTTCCTTATCCTTTTTACTCATAAGGATATTAGCCGTAACAAAATAGACCACCACAAGCTGTACAATAAATACAGGAAGGCCTATTATTAATACTTTTGGGTTTATTCCCCCTTTTTTAGGGGTCGGTATTGCTGAAGGATCCAGTTCTTTTTCCATTTTTTAATCTGTTTTTGCCATATTGTATGGCTATACGCATTCAATAGATATGCCATTTGCCCTTGGGGGTGCAATTCTCAGTATTTGTGCTTATTTCCCCCATTTAGGGCAAAAAAGAGTGCCCATTATTGGTTACTATTGAACAGTTGGTTATTTGTAAGTAGATGCCTCCGGGAGCGCCTGCCCGGAAATTCAATACGGGTAAAAACTAGTAGTTTGAATATTCCTGTTGAATTTGGGAAATTGGAATTAAAGGTGACAACCGCTAAATTAAGACCTTAATTTCAAAACATTTAATGGGACAGAAATCCTGGATGAAAGGAAAGTTATTATTTGTCCTTTTTGCGGTTTTCTTAAGCCTGCTTTTGGGATGCAGAACCGGATTTGTTGAAAGAAACAGACCTGAAAAGATTCTTCAGGAAGGGGATTGGCTTTCTTACCACACAAAACATTTTGATTTTTACTACCGCCCGGGCTCAAAAAGTGAAGGAAGAATTAAACTGATTGCAAACAGGCAGGAAAATAATTACCTCGACATCTTGAACCAGATGCACCTGCATGACCATAATTTCAGGGCAATTTACTTCATTTTCAGCAGTTTTGACGAGTATGACGATATAACTGACGCGGGGCAGTTCGGAAACGGGCATGAAATCGGGAATTACGACGCAATTTACGGTGTGGACGGATATTCCCTTTCCAATATTATGGGAAAGCATGAGCTGACCCATTTTATTGTGGACAAGTTTTTCGGAGCAGGCGCAAGAGGCCCCTATAAATGGATCATATCTGAGGGCTTGGCAGTCTGGACAGAGGACAGCTGGGACGGGATGGATCTTTATGAGTTTGCGCGCCTCAGGATTGCCGAAGGCGACATTTCGACCCCATTTGAAATAATCCGCAACGATGAAACAGGTAATATACTGAGGAATTCGTACGCCATGGCCGGGGCTTTTACGAAATATATGATCTCAACCTACGGA harbors:
- the fliM gene encoding flagellar motor switch protein FliM, with translation MAEVLSQQEIDQLLNKMKTGGEQSPASVPEKEAIPFDFRLPNRISKNQLRTIRNIHENFSESLSSFLLSKLQAIVNINVISVDQIYYSEYVLSVSNPACLFTFEIKDTDIKGILELSPELALALVDRLLGGNGMGTKQSKIITPIEQKVLFMIVEKIMVDLKKAWQIIGEYDFEVERFEPDIDFAQITSQSESVLLISFEIFIGEQSYLMNICFATFAFDTILSKMSNQKLSSIRPVKYNGTTARNILNQHLQKTSLNLAVEFGKTSISVDDLMHLEIGDILRTNKIIGDELKIKVADRVIFMGLPGTVNGHKAVKITRKVENKESI
- the fliO gene encoding flagellar biosynthetic protein FliO, with the translated sequence MEFWNILKIIFLLILILGLMYGTLYLARKYFFTFDKSTKKLVKIKVLSTQMILPKKYIQVVQVHDKVLVLGVSDNSINLLQELNSSVTARLVEEETARNDFKDNFKDNFVEILKKNLGMK
- a CDS encoding flagellar basal body protein FliL → MNPKVLIIGLPVFIVQLVVVYFVTANILMSKKDKEASASDSNKGKTEVTGEASTSSIQTGPIETIEDLIVNPAGTNGQRLLLTSVGFGIAAGEKEAEEAKKKFEEKKVIIQDVVNTTLASKTVPQLSSIAYRDTVKTEIIKTLKSRVPDIRINNIFFSKFIIQ
- the fliN gene encoding flagellar motor switch protein FliN, whose product is MSADDILSEFEQISGDQITGGVADFTEFDESNNRSPVQNEKLEFLKDLQLSVYIELGRTQMLIKDILELERGYVIELDKLASEPVDIFVNNKKIAEGEVVVIDKHFGIRITNLVDSNDRLKGLS